GCCCGAGGGCCTGCTGGCCGCCGCGCCCAAGCCCGCCACGCAGATTCTGGACCGCAACTGGCGCGTCCTGTACGAGATTCTGGACCCCGCCACGGGACTGCATCACAGCGTCCCGCTGGACGAGATTCCCCTGCACCTGCGCCAGGCCACCATCGCTACGGAGGACGCCACGTTCTACTCCAACCCGGGCGTGGACGTCTGGGCCATTGCGCGGGCCGCGTGGATCGACCTGCGGGGCGGCGAGGTGCTGGCGGGCGGCAGCACCATCACGCAGCAGGTGGCCCGTATTTTGCTCCTGTCGCCGGCGGAACGGTCGCAGCGCACGCTGTGGCGCAAACTGAAGGAGAGTTTCCTCGCCTATCGTCTGGCCCGCCACCTGAGCAAGGACCAGGTGCTGGAACTGTACCTGAACCAGGTCTATTACGGCAACCTGGCCTACGGCGTGGAGGCGGCGGCGCAGGCATACTTCGGCAAGCCGGCGCGCGAACTGGATTTGGCCGAGAGCGCGTTGCTGGCGGGCCTGCCCCAATCGCCCGCGGCGTACAATCCGCTGACGAACCTAGCGGCGGCCAAGGAGCGGCAGCGGGTCGTCCTGGGCCTGATGGTGAAGCAGGGCTACATCACCGAGGAGCAGGCGGCAGAAGCCGAACGCGAGATCTTGCACTTCGCGGCGTCGCCGTTTCCCATCGCAGCGCCGCACTTCGTGATGTACATGCGCGAGCGCCTGGCCGCGATGCTGCCTGAGGAGACGCTCCGCAGCGGTGGGCTTCGGGTGTACACGACGCTGGACCTGGACGCCCAGCTCGCCGCCGAGGACGCCGTACGCCGCCACCTGCAGAAACTTGCCGAGCGCAAGCCCGGCGAGCCCGACCACAACGTGCGCAATGCGGCGGTTGTGGCGCTGGACCCGCAGACGGGCGACATCCTGGCCATGGTGGGCAGCCCGGACTACTTCAGCGCCGAGATTGACGGGGCGGTGAACGCGGCGCTGGCCCTGCGCCAGCCCGGGTCGGCCATCAAACCCATCACCTACGCCGCGGCGTTCGCCCGCGACTACTCGCCCGCCACGATGCTGGTGGACACGCGGGAGGCCTTCACGACGCGAGAGGGCGACCCCTACGTGCCGATGAACTACGATTTGCGCTTCCACGGGCCGGTGCTCCTTCGGCAGGCGCTGCCGTGCTCCTACAACCTCGTCGCCGTGAAAGTCTTGCAGCACGTGGGGATTGAGGCGCTGATAGAGACGGCGCGCTCGCTGGGCATCACGTCGCTGGACGACAGCAACCGATGGGGGCTGGCGCTGACCCTGGGCGGCGGCGAGGTCAGCCTGCTGGAACTGACCCAGGCCTACGCCGCCTTCGCCAACGGCGGGCAGGTGGTGCGGGCGCGGGCGATTCTGCGCGTGGAGGATGCCCAGGGGCGCGTCCTCGCGGCTTGGGAGCCGTCGCCGCCGCGGCAGGGCGTGTCGCCGCAGGTGGCCTTCCTCATCAGCGACGTGCTCAGCGACAACACGGCCCGGGCGCCGGCCTTCGGCGAGGATAGCCCCTTGCGCCTGTCGCGGCCCGCCGCCGCCAAGACCGGCACGACCACCGACTGGCGCGACAACTGGACGGTGGGGTACACGCCCAACCTGGCCGTCGGCGTGTGGGTGGGCAACGCCGACAACTCGCCCATGCGCGACGTGTCGGGCATCACCGGCGCCGCGCCCATCTGGCACGATGTCATGGAGACGCTCCTGCGCGGGACGCCGACGGTGGACTTCACGCCGCCGGAGGGCCTGGTGCGCGTGGAAATCTGCGCCGATTCCGGCCTGCTGCCCAACCCCGATTGCCCGCACCGCCGCCTGGAGTGGTTCATCCAGGGCAAGGAGCCGACCCAGGTCTGCGATTGGCATCGCGCCGTGCCGATAGACCGCCTTTCGGGGCTGGTGGCCGGGCCCAACTGTCCGCCCGAATTCGTGGAGCGGCGCGTGTTCACCTTCTGGCCTGCCGAGGCGCTGGACTGGGTGCGGGCGCAAGGACTGCCCGAGCCGCCCGTCGCGACCTGCCCGCTCCACGCTGGCGGGCGGGCCGCCGAGATTCCCGGCGCGCAGGGCCTGGCGCTGGCCTCGCCGGACCCCAACGGCGTGTACCGCCTGAGCGCGGCCCTGCCTGCGCACGTTCAGGCGCTGGAACTGAGCGCCCGCCCGCTGGGCAGCGCCGGCCTGAATGGCGTAACGTTCTACGTGGACGGGGCTGTGGTGGGCCGCGCGTCCGACCCACCGTACCGCGTCATGTGGCCCATGGAGCCGGGCGCGCACGTGGCCTGGGCGGAGGCCGCCCTGCCCAACGGCGACATCATCGCATCCGAGGTCCGCCGGTTCACCGTCCTCCCCCCGGACGCGCCCCCGCAGGCCGCAAATTGATTTGACACCACCCCCCAAAACCGTATAATAAGCAGGCTATTATTCCCCTGTCCAAAGGAGTGATACACGATGCCCAAACGAACGTGGCAGCCGAAAGTGCGGAAACGAGCGAAGACACACGGATTCAGGGTACGCATGGCCACCCTGTCTGGACGCAATGTGCTCAAGGCGCGCAGGCTGAAGGGCCGCCACCGACTGACGGTGTAGCGGCAGGATAGAGGCTGGCCCTGGGTGGTCGGCTGTTCCATGAAGAGGAAGTTTCGCCTGGTACGGAGATCGGATTTTGCGAGGGTGCGCGCACAAGGGCGCTATTGGTCCAGTGCATTGCTGACCCTGGGAGCCTCGCCCAACGACCTGACCCATTCCAGATTTGGATTTGTCGTGAGCCGCCGCATCGGGAAAGCCGTGCGGCGGAATCGCGTCAGGCGGCTGTTGCGCGAGGCGACGCGCCTGCGGCTGGCGCGCATCGCGCCGGGGTGGGACATCGTGCTAATTGCGCGGGGGCCCGCTGCCGAAGCCGATTTCTGGCAAATCGGCGCGGCCCTGGAGCAGGTGCTGGCGTCAGCCGGCCTGCTCCAGGAGGCGCAGTCGGAAGCCGACGCCCACGGGCAAAGCGAGGGCACATGAAGAAGTTGATTCTCGCGCTCATCCGATTCTATCAGAAGTACATATCGCCGGGCCTGCCGCCCAGTTGCCGCTTCTACCCGACGTGCTCGCACTACACTTACGAGGCGGTGGAGCGCTACGGCGTGAGAAAGGGGGGCTGGCTGGGAATCAAGCGCCTGGCGCGATGCCAACCCTGGAACCCGGGCGGGTACGATCCTGTGCCCTAGTCCCTGGCTCACTATCAAGAGAGGAATGTGGTGTAGATGGATATAATTGTAGTCCCGATCATGGCGGCCCTGGAGGGCATCGGCTCGGCGCTGGCGGCCATCGGCGTCCCGTACAGTCTGGGCTTTGCCATCATCATTTTCACGCTGCTCATCAAGTTGCTCACCGCGCCGCTCAACGCCAAGCAGATCAAATCCTCCAAGGCGGTGCAGGAACTTCAGCCCAAACTGCAGGAACTGCAGAAGAAGTACAAGGACAACAAAGAGGAACTGGCCAAGCGCCAGATGGAATTGTACAAAGAGGCGGGCGTCAACCCCCTGGGTGGGTGCCTCCCCACGTTGATCCAGTTCCCCATCTGGATCGGCCTGTACCAGGCGCTGTACCGACTGGCCCAGTCGGGCAAACTGGCCGAGGGGTTCTTGTGGATTCCGAGCCTGGCCGAGCCCACGAACAGCGGCTGGTTGCTGCAAAACCCGGCCAACTGGGATTTGGCCTACGTGGGCGCTTACATCGTGCTGCCCATCCTGACGGTCATCACGCAGATTCTGCTGCAGAAGATGATGACGCCGAAGGACGCCGACCCGCAGACCTCGTCCATCAATCAGGCCATGATGTTCATGCCGCTCATGTTCGGGTTTTTCGCCATCCAGGTGCCTTCGGGGTTGAGCCTCTACTGGGTTACCATGAACATCTTTAGCATGGTGCAACAGTACCTGATGACCGGCTGGGGCGGGCTGGCTCCCAAGAAGAAAGCGGAGCCGGCGCAGAAGCCAAAGGAAACGGCGAAAGCGCAGCCCACGCAGAAGCCGAAAGAAACGGCGAAGGCAGAGCCTGCGCCCGCTGCGCCTCGGCCGGCCGCATCACCGAAGAAAGGACAGGTAACTCGTGCAAGGAAACGAAAGCGTTGAATTCACCGGCAGGACGGTTGAGGAAGCCGTAGAGAAGGCCCTCGCCGCTTTGGGGAAGACCCGAGATGAGGTGGAGATAGCCGTGTTGTCCGAGGGCAGCCGGGGGCTGCTGGGCATCGGCGCCGAAAACGCGCGGGTGGCCGTGCGCGTCGTGCAGCCGCCCGCGACGGCAGAAGGCCCATCCGCGCAGATTCCCCCCGCCGAGCCTGCCGAGGACGAGAAGGTCGTCGCCGCCGCGAAGGAAACTCTGGAGACCCTCCTGCGCCTGATGGGCGTCAAGGCGCGCGTGGAGGTGGCGCGGAACGTGGAGTTACCCGGCGTGGACCGCGTGCCTTTCGTCCTCAATGTGGAAAGCGATGAGGACTTGGGCATCCTGATTGGCCGCAGGGCCGAGACGCTGTCGGCATTGCAGTACCTAACCCGCCTCATCGTGGGCCACAAGACCAAGATGTGGTCCGACTTCGCCGTGGACGTGCAGCAGTACCGCGTGCGGCGGGGCCGCGCGCTCCAGAACCTGGCCCACCGCATGGCCGAACGGGTCCAGGAGACCCACAGGGCCGTGGCGCTGGAAGCCATGCCCCCCGCCGAGCGCCGCATCGTGCACCTCGCCCTCCGCGACCACCCCCATGTGGTTACGCAGAGCATCGGCGAGGGCGAAAGCCGCAAAGTCATGATCCTGCCAAAAGAATGAACAGGCCCGACTATCTCGTCATCGGCGCAGTAACGAAGGACGTCGTCCCGCAGGGCTACCGCCCAGGCGGGACCGTTACCTATTCCTCGGTTACGGTGCAGAATCTGGGCCTCCAGGCGGGGGTCGTTACTCGCGCCGATCCCACCATGGACTTTTCGCTGCTGACCGACAAGGGGATTTGGGTCGCCTCGGCCCCGTCGGCGCAGACCACCACGTTTGAGAACATCTACGACGGGGTCCGCCGCACGCAGTACGTGCGGGCCGTCGCAGATCCCATCACGGGCGACGATGTCCCAGACGCCTGGCGTTCTGCTCCCATCGTGCACCTAGGCCCGCTGGCCCAGGAGATGGACGAGGCCATCGTGGACCTGTTCCCGCACGCCCTCATCGGCGTAACGCCCCAGGGGTGGATGCGGCAGTGGGACGGGACGGGCAAGGTCTCGCCGAAGATTTGGGAGCGGGCGGAGTTCCTGCTGCCCCGTGCGGATGTGCTGGTCATCAGCGAGGAAGACCTCGGGGGCGACCTCCGACTGGTTGAGTCGTACATTCGCCTAACCCGCATCGTAGTTGTAACCAACGGGTGGAAGGGGTCCACCGTCTACGCCAACGGCGAGTGCCGACAGTTGCCGCCCCGAGTCGCGCGCGAAGTGGATCCCACGGGCGCGGGCGATGTGTACGCGGCGGCCTACCTGGTCTCGCTCTACGAGCAGGGCGATCCTTTCGTCGCCGCGCGTTTCGCGAACGTTGTCGCCTCGTTTTCCGTGGAAGCCCCGGGCGTTGACAGCATCCCTACCCGAAAGCAGGTGGTGGACTATCTCGCGCAGTCTGGCGATGTCTAGTCGTCTGGACGGAGGGCGGGCTCCGCATTCGCCCTTTCATCCTTGAGGGCACGGCGAAAAGAGCATGACGCGCATCTATGCCCTGGCGAATCAAAAAGGTGGGGTCGGCAAGACGACGACGGCCGTGAACGTGGGGGCCTTCCTGGCGCAGGCCGGCGAGCGCGTCCTGCTGGTGGACGCGGATCCCCAGGCCAACGCCACCAGCAGCCTGGGGGTGGACAAGTACAAGACGCGCCGTTCGGTGTACGATGGCCTGGTGAACGGCATCCCGCTGGAGGACATCGTCGTGCTGTCCAGGCTGCTGCGCCTGGATTTGGTGCCGTCGTCGCCGGCGCTGGCCGGGGCCGAGGTGGAGATGGTGCCCCTGGAGCGCCGGGAATATCTCCTGCGCAAGGCGCTGCACCCCATCCGCGGCCGCTACGACTACATCCTGATTGACACCCCGCCGAGTCTGGGACTGCTCACGCTCAACGCGCTCACGGCCGCCGACGACGGCGTGATCATCCCCGTGCAGTGCGAGTACCTGGCCCTGGAGGGGCTGAGCGAACTCCTGCGCACCATAGACCTGGTGCGGAATCGCCTGAATCCCCTGACGCGGGTGGCGGGCGTGGTCCTCACGATGTTTGACGTGCGCACGAACCTGGCCCAGCAGGTGGTGGAACAGGTGCAGAAGCATTTCGGCGACCTGGTGTTCCAGACCGTGATCCCGCGAAGCGTGCGGCTGGGCGAGGCGCCCTCCTACGGCGAGCCGATTCTCACCTACGCGCCGGGCTCTCCGGGGGCGCTGGCCTACGAGGCGCTGGCCCGCGAATTGAAGGCGCGCGGCTAGTCGCCCATGCTGGGTTGAATGGGAGGTGATGCCGTGGCGAAAGAGAAGCGAGGTCTGGGTAAAGGGCTGGATGCGCTGATTCCGTCGGCGCCCGTGGGCGAGCGGCCCGCTGGCGGCCCGTCTGAAGTCCCCATCTCCGCTATCGCACCCAACCCGCGCCAGCCCCGCCAGCAGCAAGACCCCGACGCCCTGCGCGAACTGGCCGATTCCATCCGCGAGCACGGCCTCATCCAGCCGCTGGTGGTGAGCGAAGCCGAGGACTCGCTGCCGGGCGCGCCGCGCTACCAACTCATCGCCGGCGAGCGGCGCTGGCTTGCCGCGCAGATGGCGGGGATGACCCACGTGCCGGTGATCGTCAAGGAGGCCACGCCGCAGCAGTCGTTGGAACTCGCCCTGGTGGAGAACATCCAGCGCGCCGACCTGAACCCGCTGGAGGAAGCGCAGGCGTACCAGCAACTGGTGGACGAGTTCGGCCTGACCCAGGAGCAGGTGGCCGCGCGCGTGGGCAAGAGCCGCGTGGCCGTAACGAATACGCTGCGCTTGCTGCGTCTCCCCGACGACGCGAAGGCCGCGCTCCTGGCGGGCGAGATCACGGAGGGGCACGCCCGCGCGCTCCTGGCGCTGGGGTCGCAGGAACTGCAATCGCAGGCGTTGCGCCTCATCGTGCGCAACGGGCTGAACGTGCGCCAGGCCGAGGAACTGGTGCGCCGCATCCAGTCGCCGCCCCGCGCCAAGGAGCCGCCTCCGCCGCCTTCGCCGGAGGTCAAGTCGCTGCAGTCGCGCCTGGAAGCCGCGCTGAATACCCGCGTGCAGTTGGAACGCGGCAAGAAGGGCGGCAGGCTGGTGATCCACTTCTACTCCGAAGAGGAGTTGGAGTCCATCTGCAACATCCTGCTGCGCGAATTCTAGCAGGCCCGCGCGAGCATAGCGCCTCACACGAGGAGAATATTCCACACAAAGGCACAAAGAAAAACCTTCGTGCCTCGGTGTCTCCGTGTGGGAAAAGCGCCTCACACAGCAGGTTTCAGGGCTTCCGCGAAGTCGGCGGGGGCCAGGCCCGGCGATTGGATCGCGCGGGTGGCGTAGAACTCGGCTACAGCCGCCTCCACGTGCTCCGGAGATACGCCCACCAGCGCCTGCTCCAGGTCGGCCAGGCTCTCGGCCGGATAGAAGAAGAAATCGCCCGAAAGTTCCAGTTCCGCGATCCGACCGTCGCGCACGACCATCACGGCGCGGATGAGGCCGCCGCGTGCCTTGTAGGCGCGCTGCACGACATGGACGCCCGCCTGGATTTTCACGTCGCGGCCGCCGCCCCGCCGCGCACGCCCCGCGAGCCACTCGGCGCTGGTCATTCGGGGGGCCAGTTCATCGGCCATGCGGTACACCTCGGCCGGCAATGCCGCCGGTTCAAGCGGGCCGAGCGCCGATT
This sequence is a window from Chloroflexota bacterium. Protein-coding genes within it:
- a CDS encoding ribokinase translates to MNRPDYLVIGAVTKDVVPQGYRPGGTVTYSSVTVQNLGLQAGVVTRADPTMDFSLLTDKGIWVASAPSAQTTTFENIYDGVRRTQYVRAVADPITGDDVPDAWRSAPIVHLGPLAQEMDEAIVDLFPHALIGVTPQGWMRQWDGTGKVSPKIWERAEFLLPRADVLVISEEDLGGDLRLVESYIRLTRIVVVTNGWKGSTVYANGECRQLPPRVAREVDPTGAGDVYAAAYLVSLYEQGDPFVAARFANVVASFSVEAPGVDSIPTRKQVVDYLAQSGDV
- the rnpA gene encoding ribonuclease P protein component translates to MKRKFRLVRRSDFARVRAQGRYWSSALLTLGASPNDLTHSRFGFVVSRRIGKAVRRNRVRRLLREATRLRLARIAPGWDIVLIARGPAAEADFWQIGAALEQVLASAGLLQEAQSEADAHGQSEGT
- the yidD gene encoding membrane protein insertion efficiency factor YidD, encoding MKKLILALIRFYQKYISPGLPPSCRFYPTCSHYTYEAVERYGVRKGGWLGIKRLARCQPWNPGGYDPVP
- a CDS encoding ParB/RepB/Spo0J family partition protein, which produces MGGDAVAKEKRGLGKGLDALIPSAPVGERPAGGPSEVPISAIAPNPRQPRQQQDPDALRELADSIREHGLIQPLVVSEAEDSLPGAPRYQLIAGERRWLAAQMAGMTHVPVIVKEATPQQSLELALVENIQRADLNPLEEAQAYQQLVDEFGLTQEQVAARVGKSRVAVTNTLRLLRLPDDAKAALLAGEITEGHARALLALGSQELQSQALRLIVRNGLNVRQAEELVRRIQSPPRAKEPPPPPSPEVKSLQSRLEAALNTRVQLERGKKGGRLVIHFYSEEELESICNILLREF
- a CDS encoding YidC/Oxa1 family membrane protein insertase, with product MDIIVVPIMAALEGIGSALAAIGVPYSLGFAIIIFTLLIKLLTAPLNAKQIKSSKAVQELQPKLQELQKKYKDNKEELAKRQMELYKEAGVNPLGGCLPTLIQFPIWIGLYQALYRLAQSGKLAEGFLWIPSLAEPTNSGWLLQNPANWDLAYVGAYIVLPILTVITQILLQKMMTPKDADPQTSSINQAMMFMPLMFGFFAIQVPSGLSLYWVTMNIFSMVQQYLMTGWGGLAPKKKAEPAQKPKETAKAQPTQKPKETAKAEPAPAAPRPAASPKKGQVTRARKRKR
- a CDS encoding PBP1A family penicillin-binding protein; this translates as MAVSAGLPMGEKKRRWGRAAFFAALAVLVLALGLAAAAVLWPVSPEGLLAAAPKPATQILDRNWRVLYEILDPATGLHHSVPLDEIPLHLRQATIATEDATFYSNPGVDVWAIARAAWIDLRGGEVLAGGSTITQQVARILLLSPAERSQRTLWRKLKESFLAYRLARHLSKDQVLELYLNQVYYGNLAYGVEAAAQAYFGKPARELDLAESALLAGLPQSPAAYNPLTNLAAAKERQRVVLGLMVKQGYITEEQAAEAEREILHFAASPFPIAAPHFVMYMRERLAAMLPEETLRSGGLRVYTTLDLDAQLAAEDAVRRHLQKLAERKPGEPDHNVRNAAVVALDPQTGDILAMVGSPDYFSAEIDGAVNAALALRQPGSAIKPITYAAAFARDYSPATMLVDTREAFTTREGDPYVPMNYDLRFHGPVLLRQALPCSYNLVAVKVLQHVGIEALIETARSLGITSLDDSNRWGLALTLGGGEVSLLELTQAYAAFANGGQVVRARAILRVEDAQGRVLAAWEPSPPRQGVSPQVAFLISDVLSDNTARAPAFGEDSPLRLSRPAAAKTGTTTDWRDNWTVGYTPNLAVGVWVGNADNSPMRDVSGITGAAPIWHDVMETLLRGTPTVDFTPPEGLVRVEICADSGLLPNPDCPHRRLEWFIQGKEPTQVCDWHRAVPIDRLSGLVAGPNCPPEFVERRVFTFWPAEALDWVRAQGLPEPPVATCPLHAGGRAAEIPGAQGLALASPDPNGVYRLSAALPAHVQALELSARPLGSAGLNGVTFYVDGAVVGRASDPPYRVMWPMEPGAHVAWAEAALPNGDIIASEVRRFTVLPPDAPPQAAN
- a CDS encoding ParA family protein, whose translation is MTRIYALANQKGGVGKTTTAVNVGAFLAQAGERVLLVDADPQANATSSLGVDKYKTRRSVYDGLVNGIPLEDIVVLSRLLRLDLVPSSPALAGAEVEMVPLERREYLLRKALHPIRGRYDYILIDTPPSLGLLTLNALTAADDGVIIPVQCEYLALEGLSELLRTIDLVRNRLNPLTRVAGVVLTMFDVRTNLAQQVVEQVQKHFGDLVFQTVIPRSVRLGEAPSYGEPILTYAPGSPGALAYEALARELKARG
- a CDS encoding protein jag, with the protein product MQGNESVEFTGRTVEEAVEKALAALGKTRDEVEIAVLSEGSRGLLGIGAENARVAVRVVQPPATAEGPSAQIPPAEPAEDEKVVAAAKETLETLLRLMGVKARVEVARNVELPGVDRVPFVLNVESDEDLGILIGRRAETLSALQYLTRLIVGHKTKMWSDFAVDVQQYRVRRGRALQNLAHRMAERVQETHRAVALEAMPPAERRIVHLALRDHPHVVTQSIGEGESRKVMILPKE
- the rpmH gene encoding 50S ribosomal protein L34 — translated: MPKRTWQPKVRKRAKTHGFRVRMATLSGRNVLKARRLKGRHRLTV